A window of Rhododendron vialii isolate Sample 1 chromosome 13a, ASM3025357v1 contains these coding sequences:
- the LOC131312548 gene encoding putative F-box protein At5g55150, with translation MRNWLGLPVRDWSQLPDDLLLLILSRTNAVEDLIVFSAVCRSWRFVAVKEFSTRRIQLPWLMLGENHGSETRGFFSFYSSKHYNVMLPNMSGRRIWGSQYGWLLVLEFNRQFFLFNPVTRVRLDLPPKPIFKGEFDHDDRQNHAASVPGFVRKAFVLRYASGSGSGSRPGSSTNHDRFLVVAVGNVSGNLAFAKPGGRNWIQIRTPFGRIESAAWCNDRLFAIMDTGNLLSCEIFDDSSSGTYEAKEFAVELDPVPAWNNSSLVESSGDLFLVVRFFSGENSKNWHKTKYFEVYKLDFEAKEWAKVQELGDRALFIDGDNYAMSLSASEVKECKGSCIYFVEKYWDKWGRYLGSNDVGIFSVVDRLIIPHFVSDAFSSCAVRPNPIWVMPSLC, from the coding sequence ATGAGGAACTGGCTAGGACTCCCCGTAAGGGATTGGTCACAGTTGCCTGACGATTTACTCCTACTGATTTTGAGCCGAACCAATGCCGTAGAGGACTTGATTGTCTTCTCCGCTGTCTGTCGTTCTTGGCGATTCGTTGCAGTTAAAGAGTTCTCGACTCGACGCATCCAGCTTCCGTGGTTGATGCTGGGTGAAAACCATGGTTCCGAAACAAGAGGGTTCTTTAGCTTTTATAGCAGCAAGCATTACAATGTAATGTTACCAAACATGAGCGGTAGGCGGATCTGGGGGTCTCAATATGGGTGGTTGTTGGTTCTAGAATTCAACAggcaatttttccttttcaaccCTGTTACCCGAGTTCGGCTCGATTTGCCACCTAAGCCCATCTTTAAGGGTGAATTCGATCACGATGATCGACAAAATCATGCGGCTTCGGTTCCTGGATTTGTTCGGAAAGCTTTTGTGCTGAGATATGCGTCTGGGTCAGGGTCAGGGTCCAGGCCGGGGTCGAGCACGAATCATGATCGATTCTTGGTTGTCGCAGTGGGAAACGTGTCGGGTAATTTGGCTTTTGCAAAACCAGGAGGCAGGAATTGGATTCAAATAAGGACTCCGTTTGGTCGCATTGAGTCGGCCGCATGGTGTAACGACCGACTGTTCGCGATTATGGATACGGGTAATCTTCTGAGTTGTGAAATTTTTGATGACTCGTCTTCCGGCACGTATGAAGCTAAGGAGTTTGCAGTAGAGCTAGATCCTGTACCGGCGTGGAATAATAGCAGTCTGGTGGAATCCTCTGGTGATCTCTTTTTGGTGGTACGATTCTTCAGTGGCGAAAACAGTAAGAATTGGCACAAGACGAAGTATTTCGAGGTTTACAAGTTGGATTTCGAGGCCAAGGAGTGGGCGAAAGTGCAGGAATTGGGCGATCGGGCGTTGTTCATTGACGGCGACAATTATGCCATGTCTCTGAGCGCGTCAGAAGTCAAAGAATGCAAAGGCAGTTGTATCTACTTCGTTGAGAAATACTGGGACAAGTGGGGAAGATACTTGGGGAGCAACGATGTGGGCATTTTCAGCGTGGTTGATCGGTTAATTATACCTCACTTCGTCAGTGATGCTTTCAGTTCGTGCGCTGTTCGCCCAAATCCAATCTGGGTAATGCCGAGTTTGTGTTAG
- the LOC131312552 gene encoding splicing factor 3B subunit 6-like protein produces MATISLRKANARLPPEVNRVLYVRNLPFNISSEEMYDIFGKYGAIRQIRIGNGKDTRGTAFVVYEDIYDAKTAVDHLSGFNVANRYLIVLYYQHAKMSKKFDQKKKEEEIVKLQEKYGVSSKDK; encoded by the coding sequence ATGGCGACGATCAGCCTCCGCAAGGCCAACGCGCGCCTCCCTCCGGAGGTGAACCGCGTCCTGTACGTCCGCAACCTCCCCTTCAACATCTCGAGCGAGGAGATGTACGACATCTTCGGCAAGTACGGGGCCATCCGCCAGATCCGCATCGGCAACGGCAAGGACACCCGGGGCACCGCCTTCGTGGTCTACGAGGACATCTACGACGCCAAGACCGCCGTCGACCACCTCTCTGGCTTCAACGTCGCCAACCGCTACCTCATCGTGCTCTACTACCAGCACGCCAAGATGAGCAAGAAGTTTGaccagaagaagaaggaggaggagatcgTCAAGTTGCAGGAGAAGTACGGAGTCTCATCTAAAGATAAGTGA
- the LOC131312549 gene encoding dihydropyrimidinase — protein MIMAANPRFQMTLFPYCLTLLLSIFSSVSESSQFCEAGIGYTQCGASPYSSSKILIKGGTVVNAHHQEIADVYVEDGIIAAVKPNIKVGDEVTVLDATGKFVMPGGIDPHTHMAMKFMATETIDDFFSGQAAALAGGTTMHIDFVIPVEGSLSSGFEAYVEKAKKSCMDYGFHMAITKWDETVSREMEIMVKEKGINSFKFFLAYKGALMVNDELLLEGLKKCKSLGALAMVHAENGDAVFEGQKRMIELGITGPEGHALSRPPVLEGEATARAIRLASFVNTPLYVVHVMSIDAMDEIANARKAGQRVIGEPVVSGLVLDDSGLWDPEFKTAAKFVMSPPIRTSGHGKALQGGLSAGILQLVGTDHCAFNSTQKAFGIDDFRKIPNGVNGIEERMHLVWDTMVESGQISVTDYVRITSTECARIFNIYPRKGAILVGSDADIIILNPNSSFGISATSHHSRSDTNVFDGRTGKGKVEVTISRGRVVWENGQLNVAPGSGNYIEMPPFGYLFNGIDKVDSNYLSSLRAPVKRSKATS, from the exons ATGATTATGGCTGCGAATCCTAGATTCCAGATGACCCTTTTCCCATATTGTCTCACTCTTCTGCTCTCAATCTTTTCATCAGTATCAGAGTCCAGTCAG TTTTGTGAAGCTGGAATCGGTTACACGCAGTGTGGAGCTTCACCTTATTCATCGTCAAAGATATTGATAAAGGGTGGAACTGTTGTAAACGCTCACCATCAGGAGATTGCTGATGTGTATGTAGAAGATGGTATTATTGCTGCTGTGAAACCTAATATCAAG GTTGGTGATGAAGTTACTGTGCTCGATGCCACTGGAAAGTTTGTTATGCCAG GAGGAATTGATCCTCACACGCACATGGCCATGAAGTTTATGGCTACCGAGACCATTGATGATTTCTTCAGTGGTCAGGCTGCTGCATTAGCTGGGGGAACAACAATGCACATTGATTTTGTTATTCCAGTAGAAGGGAGTCTATCCTCTGGTTTTGAGGCCTATGTAGAAAAAGCCAAGAAGTCCTGTATGGATTATGGTTTCCATATGGCAATCACCAAATGGGATGAAACCGTGTCAAGAGAGATGGAGATCATGGTTAAGGAGAAAG GTATCAActcttttaagtttttcttAGCCTACAAGGGGGCTCTCATGGTCAATGACGAGCTTTTACTGGAAGGGCTTAAAAAGTGCAAGTCCCTTGGTGCCTTGGCTATGGTCCATGCAGAAAATGGGGATGCTGTATTTGAAGGACAGAAAAGAATGATAGAACTTGGTATTACAGGTCCAGAGGGACACGCGCTTTCAAGGCCCCCAGTG CTAGAAGGCGAGGCAACTGCTCGAGCTATTCGTTTGGCTAGTTTTGTAAATACACCTCTTTATGTTGTCCATGTCATGAGCATTGATGCAATGGATGAAATAGCCAATGCTCGAAAAGCAG GGCAGAGGGTTATTGGGGAGCCTGTAGTGTCTGGGTTGGTCCTTGATGATTCTGGGCTGTGGGATCCTGAATTCAAGACTGCGGCTAA GTTTGTCATGAGTCCCCCTATTAGGACATCGGGACATGGGAAGGCTCTCCAAGGCGGCCTTTCAGCAGGGATTTTACAG CTAGTTGGAACTGATCACTGTGCCTTCAATTCCACGCAAAAAGCTTTTGGCATTGATGATTTTCGTAAAATACCAAATGGGGTCAACG GTATCGAAGAGAGGATGCATTTAGTTTGGGATACGATGGTG GAATCAGGCCAAATATCAGTCACTGATTATGTGCGGATAACAAGCACTGAATG TGCTAGGATCTTTAACATCTATCCAAGGAAAGGAGCAATACTTGTTGGATCAGATGCAGATATAATCATACTCAACCCAAATTCAAGCTTTGGAATTAGTGCGACTTCTCACCACTCTAGATCCGACACAAATGTCTTTGATGGAAGAACAGGAAAG GGAAAGGTTGAAGTAACAATTTCCAGAGGAAGGGTTGTTTGGGAAAACGGTCAGTTGAACGTTGCCCCTGGTTCTGGAAACTACATAGAAATGCCGCCTTTTGGTTATCTTTTCAATGGAATTGACAAAGTAGATTCAAATTATCTCTCTTCCCTCCGAGCTCCAGTAAAGCGATCCAAAGCCACAAGTTGA
- the LOC131312550 gene encoding uncharacterized protein LOC131312550, protein MTMGKHKEKPGWNSVPEFGGWDRKTPGATDYSVVFSRARANKKQQKNDVNRHSLGNEQELMVKKQPHQHYQQDDSVMRKKKGLNYFCCIWP, encoded by the exons ATGACAATGGGAAAGCACAAGGAG AAACCTGGTTGGAATTCTGTTCCTGAATTCGGAGGGTGGGATCGCAAGACTCCAGGGGCTACTGACTACTCGGTGGTGTTTTCTCGAGCTCGTGCTAACAAGAAGCAGCAAAAGAATGACGTCAATCGTCATAGTCTGGGAAATGAACAGGAGCTTATGGTTAAAAAGCAGCCACATCAACACTATCAGCAGGATGATTCTGTTATG AGGAAAAAGAAGGGTCTGAACTACTTTTGTTGCATTTGGCCTTGA